One Chlamydiales bacterium genomic window, TAAGATTGTCATGCCTGATGCTCCTGAAGAGCTGAAAAATCTAGCCCATTTAATAGCTCCTCCAGTAGAAAATTTTGGAATTATTGATGCCATTAAAGAGATAATAGACAGGAATTTTTTTTAAACCCATCTTTCTATCGGTGATTTATGAATGGGATCATTAAGATTGAAGATTTTCGCATTCAATGTATCATAGGAGTGCATGCTCATGAACGCATTAATACGCAAGAACTGTCTCTTGATTTATCTATGAAAATTAATTTAACTGAAGCTACTAAAAGTGATTCAATTACTGATACTGTAGATTACCAAAAAGTGTGTATCATATGTGCGCAATTAGCCCAATCTCGGGCTTATCATTTGATTGAAACTTTTGCTTATGAGGCTCTTGAAGCAGTTTCTGCAAAATTTCCTTTGATATGGATAAAAGTATGTGTCCGCAAGAAGCAAACCCTCCCTTTTCTTTACTCTGCTGCTGTGGAATTTGAAAGGGGAAAAGAATGAAACCAATTCTTGTCACTGGTGGAGCTAAGGGTTTGGGTGCTATGCTTTGTAAGCAATTAGCAGCAAGAGGGCATGAAATCGTGATTCATTTTCATAAAAGTGAACGCGAAGCCGAGTCAACCATGAAGGTTTGTCAGAATCTAGGAGTGATGGCTGAAACCATTCAGGGGGATTTTTCTACAACATCTTCTCTAGATCTGTTTACTCAAGAATATTTAGATAGGTTTCCTTCTACAAAAGGAATTGTAAACAATGTAGGGAACTATTTAATTTCTTTACCTTCAAAAGTAGAGAAAGAGGATTGGCAATCGCTTTTTCAGACGAATTTTTTTGCACCAGTTTCTCTGATTCAAAGCATTTTACCTCAATTAAAGCAAGAGAAAGGTAGGATTGTTAACTTAGGAACAAGTGGTCTTTTGCCTATGAAAGCATTTTTAAATATTACAGCTTATGCGATCACAAAATCAGCACTTTGGTTATATACACGCTCGCTTGCAAAAGAGTTAGCCAACGATCACATCACTGTGAATATGGTTTCGCCTGGTTTTTTGGAAACAGCAATTGATTTAGATAAAAATTCAAAATTCGTCCCTATTTTACCTATGGGAAGACCTGCTAAATTGGAAGAGGTAGCTTCAGTTGTAACTTTTTTTTTCGAACCTGAAAATCAATATATCACAGGACAAAATATAGAAGTCGCTGGTGGCTTTGGATTATAAAACTAGTATTGGGAAAGATCATAAGGATTTTTCAGTAGAGAGCATCTCTGGTCCAACTCCCATAACATGCATCCCGTTATCGACATACAGAGTTACCCCAGTGATTGCACTAGCCAAATTTGAAAGAAGAAAAGCAGCAACATTTCCAACTTCCATTGCATCCATGGGTTTTGGAAGAGGTGCTCCTTTTTTTGTATAGTCGATCATTTGTTCAATAAATCCAATTGCTTTAGCAGCTCGACTAGCTAGAGCGCCTGCAGAAATCGTATTTACACGAAGCCCCCATTTACGACCAGCTTCCCATGCTAAAGTACGAGTATCACTTTCAAGGGCAGCTTTTGCGGAACTCATCCCTCCACCATAACCAGGAATAGTGCGTTCAGAAGCAAGGTAAGTAAGAGATAGGGTGGCTCCTCCTCGATTCATTAGAGGACCAAAATGGGCAAGTAGACTCACAAAAGAATAGGCTGATGAGCTCATTGCTGCTAGATAGCCTTGACGACTGGTTTCAAGCAAAGGTTTTTTAATTTCAGGACCATTTGCAAGAGCATGAACTAAAAAATCAATATTCCCAAAATCTTCTTTGATCTTTTCAGCAGTTTCAGAAATCGTATAACCGATTGTATTTTTATAGCGTTTGTTATTTCTAATATCTTCAGGTATGTCTTCTTGTCTATCAAAGCTTGCATCAAGAGGATAAATTTTTTTAAATTCCATGAGTGATCCGTCATGCAAACGACGAGATTCGTCAAATTTTCCTGAGGTCATTCCATTTGTAAAAATATTTAAAATAGGTGTCCAAGTTCCAACAAGAATTTGAGCGCCAGCTTCAGCAAGAGCTTTGGCAATTGCCCACCCAAATCCCTGATTATCGCCAATTCCAGCAACAAATGCTTTTTTCCCACTTAGATCAATTTTTAACATCTTATTCACCTAATGAAATTAAAAAGGGCTATTTATAACTAATCAAGATAGATTCCTCAAGAAAAATGGTTGAATAGTCATCAAATCAAAAGATCAGTGATCAAAATTATCAATCAATTTTTTCTTCCATCGAATCAAATCATTTGGAAAAGGAGCAGATACTTCATAAGGTCCGAAGGCAAGCTTAGATGCATGTAAAAGTGGTCGGAAGAGCCCGGGTATTCCTTTTTTATTGCCATATTCACGATCTCCAATGACAGGAGATCCTAGCATTTTCATATGGAGACGAATTTGGTGAGTGCGTCCTGTAATAGGATGACAGCAGATATAGGAATACTGTCGATTTGACTCCACACATTCCCATTCGGTTGCTGAAAAAACTCCATTCTTAGACATCCCCCATTTTACTGCGCCATCACGTGTTTGTATTTTCTTCATTTTCCCCTTAAAAATCCCCTTTTGATCCACAGGGACACCTGACACTAAAAGATGATAAGTTTTTTTGATTTTTCTTTCTCGGAAAAGGTTTTCATAGGGTATTGGATGATTTTTAGAAAACAAAATTACACCAGTTGTATCACGATCTAGACGGTGAACAAGATTGAGTTTTAATATCTGCGCGAGATCTGAAGAAGAGATAAAGGCAGGTTTGTTATAAAAAAGAATAGAATCATCTTCAAAAAGAATACGTTGTTGATCTTTAACAAAGATAGGGTGTTTTTCTGGCCAAACTAGGATTTCGTCTCCTTTTTTCAGATAAGTAGAACAAAAACGTTCAGTATTCCCATTAACGAAGCATCTACCATGCTCAATAGACCAACGTAGATCTTTTGTTGAAAAATCACAGTGATTTTTTATAAAAGTAAGAAGACGAGTAGAACCCAAAACCTTTAATTTCTTCATGATTAATAGAACATTTTATATCATTTTGAACATAAAATGATATTCAAATCGATGGACGATCTTTGTATCCCATAAATGGCATTCTGCATTTTTGATGAAGATTTTAATTGTAAAAATGTCAGCAGCAGGGGATTTAATCCATACTTTTCCTGTAGTTAGTTATCTTAGGCAACGATTTCCCTCGGCTGAGATCGATTGGATTGTTGAAGCTTCTTTAACTGAAATAATAGAGGCACACCCTCATGTCAATCGAGTTTTAACAGTTGAGAGTAAAAAATGGTTACGTTCTTGTACTCATTGGCAAGAGATCAAAGCTTTTCGTGCGTCTCTCCATCAGTCTGTTTATGATGTAGTGTTTGATCTGCAGGGCAATATTAAATCTGCAATGATACTTGCACAAGTTAGAGCTAAGATTAAAGTGGGATTTGGTTGGAAAACACTTTCTGAATGGCCTAATGCTCTTTTTACTACACAGAAAATCAACCCACCACAAGGGAGAAACATTCGAGAAGATTATTTATCAATCGTTCAGAGTTATTTTAAAGATGAAAATTTTTTCCCTATTGAACCGATTAAATTACGTATTCATGATTCGGAACAGCCTCTTATCAAAGCTTTTCCTTCAGGTGGAACCATGGTTTGTCCAGGTACGGCTTGGCCAAATAAACAGCTTTCTTATGAGCAAATCCATGCTTTTTTAAAAATACTTGGAAAAAGTTTTTATATATTTATTTGGGGAAATCAGAAAGAAAAAGAGATCAGTATGCGTTTAGTTAAAAATTTTTCTGGTAGTCTAGTTTTAGAACGCTATCGCTTACCAGTTTTACAACATATGATGGCAAAATCTCTTTGTGTCATTGCGATGGATTCTCTTCCCCTTCATTTATGTGGAACTACTCAGACCCCTACGATTGGTTTTTTTGGACCTTCATTAGCAAAAAAATATGGACCTATTGGGGAAATGCATCGGAAAATTCAAGGAGATTGTCCCTATAAAATAAAATTTGAAAAGAGATGCCCTAAATTAAGAACTTGCAAAACGGGAGCGTGTCTGAAAACACTGGTTATTGACGAAACTCTAATCTAAGTATATATGAATATGTTTCTATTTTTTAATCTCGGATCAATTATCCATAGATTATAAAAATTTCGAAAAATCGAGATTTGATTCGACTAGCTCAATGGCTTTTTTAATTTTTGAAATATCTTCTTTGCAGATTTTTGCAGTAAAAGATGTGATCATACGCATCGCATTAAAGCTAGAATGGTTAGCATAGAGGCTCGGGATATTAGCTTTTTTTAACCCTTCAACTAAGTTAGCAGATGGTGGATAATGCCCTGTAAGGATTAAGCCATTTTGAGGTTCTTCATTGGGATTCTTTCGGTGATTAATCATACACAAGATAATATCTTCTCTTATTGCAGGGGTAATAATGAGTTGATTCGCAGATAGTCGTTTTTTAAATGCTTCTAGAGAAGTTGCAACAAGGCGTATTGATTCAAAATGACGATAATGGTAGGTTTCACCAGATAAAAGATGTGTTTTGAAGAGAGTTTCAAAATCTCCCATTGTTGGGGTGTTTAAGAATTTATTATAAGGTATACTCCCAATAAGAGGAATATTCCAACATTTAAGAGCTTTATTGATATAGCTATTAACCATTGTTTGTTTTTCAGGAATGACCCGGTTAAGGATTACACCAGAAATTTTTACACCTAATCTGTCACATAGAGCTTTATTCAGAGCAAGCTGATCAAAAGTATTTCCAAGGCCTCCTTCTGCGATAATCACTAAGTCAAGGCCAAGAGTTTTCGCAACAGTTGCGTTGTTCAGTTGAATAATAGAACCTACACCAATATGGCCAGTTCCTTCAACAATTGTGAAGTCATTCTTTGAAGAAATATGTTGAAACGAGTCAATAATTTTTTTCTTTAATAGATTAGCATCGATTCTTCCATCTAAATACTCTCGGGTAAAACCACGTGAAAAAATGACAGGACTCATCTCTTCATACTTAGCAGGTAGTTGAAAGTATTCTTTAAATAAAACAACATCTTTATCAACAAGTAGACATTCATCAACGCATTCATGTTGTTGTCCTACTGGCTTCATAAATCCGAGTTGTGGGATTTTTTTCTTCATGGCTGCGATTATACCTAAACAAATTGTAGTTTTTCCGACATTTTGCCCTGTTGCAGCTACAAAAATTGCTTTTCTTGACATGCTAAAAACTCTATCTTGTTTTTCCGATGAATTTTAATAACATAAAACAATGGTTTTTGTCTCATCGTCGTTCGCTTCCCTGGCGAGATCATCCAACTCCTTATAGAGTATGGGTTTCAGAAGTGATGCTTCAGCAGACACAGGTGAGTATCGTGATTCCTTATTTCTTACATTGGATGAAGGTATTTCCTACAATCCATGCTTTGGCTTCTGCCTCTTTAACAGATGTTTTAAAAATATGGGAAGGATTAGGGTATTATTCTCGTGCTCGTTATCTCCATGAAGGAGCGCGTTTTTTAGTCTCTGAATATGGAGGTGAGCTTCCCTCTGATCCGATGAACTTAGCGAAAATTCATGGAATAGGACCATATACACAGTCAGCTATACGAAGCTTTGCTTTTAAAGCAAAGACAATCGCTATTGATGGTAATGTTTTGCGAGTTTTAAGTCGTTTTTTTGCAATTATTGAACCAATTGATAGAGAGACAACACGTAAAAAAATTCAACAACTTGCGGAAAATCTCCTACCTAATGAAGAGCCATGGCTTGTAAGTGAAGGATTGATTGAGCTAGGAGCCTTAGTTTGTAAAAAACAGCCTATTTGTTCGCAATGTCCTTTAATTGAAGATTGTTTGGCGTTTCGGTATAAAAAAACAGATCAGTTTCCTGTCCGAATCTCACGTCAAAAAACGGTGTTTTTGCACAGATATGTTGCAATTATTAATTGTAGAGGAAAATTTATGATTCAAAAAGGAGAAAAAGGAAAAATCATGGCGGATTTGTATGAATTTCCATATGTAGATAGAAAAGGAGATGTAAAAGAGGTTTTTCAAGAAAATTTTGCTCTTCCACTGGATTATAGTTATCCACTTCCTGAACAAAAACATACCTTTACCCATTTTCATGCATACCTTTATCCACATCTATTTCAGACATCTAAGCAAGATGAACGTTTTGAGTGGAAGACATTAGAAGAGCTCAATGAACTACCTTTTTCTGCAGGTCATAAAAGAATTTTAAAATCATTATCAAAAAGATGAGTATTATAGATACAAAAATCTCACTTGGTTAGGGCAGGAAATGCCTATTTTGATCGAATATGAGGGGATGTATAGACATGACCATAAATTAATTTTAGCAATTCAAGGTGGAAGGAAGTTAGTACAGAAGGCAAGAGAAGCTGGCTTTTTTTGTCCATAAGCTTATCTTTAAAAAGAGATGAATGCTCCAAATCTTTTATCTGAATTATCTCATTTTCAAGCACTATTCGGAATCGTTACCGTAGTATGCCCACTAGAAATTGATCCAGAGGATTGCCTAGTAGGTATACTAGGTATATTAAGAGGTTGGGAAAGAATTTTTGATTTTCTTGATGCAGCAAACATTTTAAAAAATCTTCCTCAACTTAAATGGATAGTTGTCGGATCAGGAATCAGCAAAAAGTAATTTTTAAAAGAAGATAGAGAATTAGGTTTGGAGAAGAGTATGATTTTTACTGGCTGTCTTTTTTCATCCTTTTGGATAGAATGGAAAAAAGCTTGCAGTAAAGAATTTTACACTTCTTCATATGTGAAATAGGATGAATCAGATTTATTCTTTATGAGATGGTGGATGATTAGATAAGTTTCATCAAAAATTTCTATGCCTCTATCTAAGGTCTCAATTTCTCTTAAAGTAAACCATTTTAACCCACATGTCTCGTATTGATTACATCTTAGCTGACCAGCCAATGGTTTTCCTAAATAGATAAAATCGATGTGTTGATGAGCAGGTTCATTATTATATTTAGGAATCTGTTCTAATAAACACATGTAAGGACGTTGAAAGCTTTTTCCATTAAATCGTGGCTTGACCCAGATATTTTCTTGAGAGATGAGTTGAATATCTAAGCCAGTTTCTTCTTTTGCTTCACGAATAGCTCCTTCAGGAGGCAATTCATTTGATTTTAAATGCCCTCCAGGTGGAAGCCATTTTTTCATTTTTTTATGATAGATAAGCAAAGTTTGTTGATTTTCAAGGATAAAGACAGTTGCAGTATGTTGGATCATCGTTTTTTTAAGAGGTATTTTGTATTTCCAAATTTTTTTTCATTCAGTAATGAGTTTTAAAGAGATTTTAGAGAAAGAAATTATGAATGTTTTTCATTTTTTTTGTGAAAAATTTTTTCATCTGTAGAGAAGAAAAAGATTGTATTTTTATAAATAAATAAAGATCATTTTTTTGCCGGGGACCTCGTGGAAGATGAAACTCTGAACTAGGTCAGGATCGGAAGGTAGCAGCCTTAAGGATGGATGAGTCTGCCTCAGAGAATATCTCCGGCTTTTTTTCATCCGATCTTTATCAGAAAGAATCAGCTCTATTAGTCATGGAAATCATTGAAATCAAACAGTCTCTTGGCAATCTTTTATCTGCTTCTCTGTTCATTCTTTTGTTTCTCTTTTTCATTTTACGTTCAGACTATTTTCGCCTTTCATCGTTAGTCAATCCCTATTCTATTAGATGGCAAGAGGTCATGGGAATATTTTTGATCTACCTCTCCCTTGCATTTTTGATTTTACCAGCCATCAATGGAGGGATTTTCTATATTGCATTTGGAGAAACACGTATTTCTAACCATTGGTTAGGATGGGCTCAAATCTCCTCTCTTTTTATTATTTTCCTTTCTCTTTTAACTTATTGCTTTTCCATCCGAAGTGGGTTGCGTCGCTATATCTTTTGGGGACATCATAAGCCCTCTTCAAAGAGGTTTTTTAGATCAATAGGACTAGGTTTTTTGAGTTTTTTAATAAGCTACCCCTTTGTTTTGTGGATAGGTTTTTTCACAGGATTAATCTCTTTTTGGATTTGGGGAGAGGTGGCAGTTGAACAAGTAGCTGTGAATCAAATAAAAATGACTCAAGGCTATCCAGTTATGTTTATTTGTATGGTGTTTTTCGTGGTAGGTTTAGTTCCTTTTATGGAAGAGCTTTTATTCCGAGGGTTTCTACAAACATTATTAAAACTTTATATAGGACGTACCTGGAGTCTTATTCTCACAGCACTCATATTTGCATTGGTCCATTTTTCTCTCAGCCAGGGTTTAGGGAATTTTCAACTCATTGCTTCTCTTTTTATTCTTTCTCTGTTTCTTGGTTTTATCTACGAAAAAGAACAGACTCTTTGGGCTCCAATAGCCTTACACGCTACATTTAATGGGTTTAGTTTAATACTACTTACGTTTTCAAAATAAATTTTTAGAATTTTATAAATAAAATCTTAGAATCGAATTTGGCTACTTAAATAGGCGCCTTTCTCATCACCCCAATCTCCTTCAGCAGTTAAACTAATTTTCTCACAGTTGACAAAAGAGACTCCTATTGTATAACCCCATCTTTTTTTACTACCTAAATTATATAAGATGGCTTCAGCTGGGAGTGCTTCATTAAAAAATCCATCTACAATAGTGTGGTTGAATTGCAGTTGTGATTGAGAAAATTTAATTGCGATATAAGGAACAAGCAGGTTAATGCGATGGGAAATTCCAAGACCAATTTGCCACTCTTGATATTTTCCGTTTAATTCATTAGGGTAAATGCTGAGAGAATCTGTCTGAGTTAAGCGACTAATATTGGGTTTTGTATAGAAATATTGTGCTTCTGCTCCCAATGTTGTCGACCCACAATCCCAAATCAGCGTCCGGACTCCAATACTCCAAGAAAATTGGGTGTTAGTTTCAATTTGAAATCGACCTGACCCGTTTAATGCAAATGCTTGTTCATTTGTATTAATTAAGATATTTGTTCCACCAAAAGTAGCAAAGATATCAAAGTAATCCCAAAAGTTACACGCTAAAAAACCTGCATTTGTATTAATTTTTGTCTCTTCAATATCACAACGATATCGACTACTATCTACTTCCATATGTCTATTAAAGACATAGTTTCCATAAAAACCAAATCTGACACTGAAAGTGTCGAGCCAAGTTAAAGAGGGATCAGAAGGGTCTCCACAATGACCCTCTAAAAATAATCCATCACAGATTAAGCATGGATCAGCAGGATTGCTAACCGGAAGAGCATGACTAACACCTGTTGTTAGAATGATCAAGAAAGCTAATATATATTTTTTCATCTTCGATGTTTCTAAACCACATTTATTAAAATATCTGATAGAACAACTTAGATATAGGTGTTTTTCTATGGAATTTCAATAAGAAAAATGAGTCTGATTAGAAGTAGAACAAGTTTCAATCAGGAGATCAGTTTTTTATTGAATGATCTTGCTTAAGCTGAGAAAAAGAGACCGATATTTTTTTTGAAAGAATTATTTTAGGATAAACTTTTTTTTATTATAACCAAATTGATATATTATGTTAAAACACTGTGCATTTTAGGTAATCAATGTGATCCAGCCAACCTCTGTAATAGAATGTGTCGGTATCAGTGATATTGGCC contains:
- the folB gene encoding dihydroneopterin aldolase, translated to MNGIIKIEDFRIQCIIGVHAHERINTQELSLDLSMKINLTEATKSDSITDTVDYQKVCIICAQLAQSRAYHLIETFAYEALEAVSAKFPLIWIKVCVRKKQTLPFLYSAAVEFERGKE
- a CDS encoding SDR family NAD(P)-dependent oxidoreductase, whose product is MKPILVTGGAKGLGAMLCKQLAARGHEIVIHFHKSEREAESTMKVCQNLGVMAETIQGDFSTTSSLDLFTQEYLDRFPSTKGIVNNVGNYLISLPSKVEKEDWQSLFQTNFFAPVSLIQSILPQLKQEKGRIVNLGTSGLLPMKAFLNITAYAITKSALWLYTRSLAKELANDHITVNMVSPGFLETAIDLDKNSKFVPILPMGRPAKLEEVASVVTFFFEPENQYITGQNIEVAGGFGL
- a CDS encoding enoyl-[acyl-carrier-protein] reductase encodes the protein MLKIDLSGKKAFVAGIGDNQGFGWAIAKALAEAGAQILVGTWTPILNIFTNGMTSGKFDESRRLHDGSLMEFKKIYPLDASFDRQEDIPEDIRNNKRYKNTIGYTISETAEKIKEDFGNIDFLVHALANGPEIKKPLLETSRQGYLAAMSSSAYSFVSLLAHFGPLMNRGGATLSLTYLASERTIPGYGGGMSSAKAALESDTRTLAWEAGRKWGLRVNTISAGALASRAAKAIGFIEQMIDYTKKGAPLPKPMDAMEVGNVAAFLLSNLASAITGVTLYVDNGMHVMGVGPEMLSTEKSL
- a CDS encoding RluA family pseudouridine synthase translates to MKKLKVLGSTRLLTFIKNHCDFSTKDLRWSIEHGRCFVNGNTERFCSTYLKKGDEILVWPEKHPIFVKDQQRILFEDDSILFYNKPAFISSSDLAQILKLNLVHRLDRDTTGVILFSKNHPIPYENLFRERKIKKTYHLLVSGVPVDQKGIFKGKMKKIQTRDGAVKWGMSKNGVFSATEWECVESNRQYSYICCHPITGRTHQIRLHMKMLGSPVIGDREYGNKKGIPGLFRPLLHASKLAFGPYEVSAPFPNDLIRWKKKLIDNFDH
- a CDS encoding glycosyltransferase family 9 protein, translating into MKILIVKMSAAGDLIHTFPVVSYLRQRFPSAEIDWIVEASLTEIIEAHPHVNRVLTVESKKWLRSCTHWQEIKAFRASLHQSVYDVVFDLQGNIKSAMILAQVRAKIKVGFGWKTLSEWPNALFTTQKINPPQGRNIREDYLSIVQSYFKDENFFPIEPIKLRIHDSEQPLIKAFPSGGTMVCPGTAWPNKQLSYEQIHAFLKILGKSFYIFIWGNQKEKEISMRLVKNFSGSLVLERYRLPVLQHMMAKSLCVIAMDSLPLHLCGTTQTPTIGFFGPSLAKKYGPIGEMHRKIQGDCPYKIKFEKRCPKLRTCKTGACLKTLVIDETLI
- a CDS encoding AAA family ATPase, yielding MSRKAIFVAATGQNVGKTTICLGIIAAMKKKIPQLGFMKPVGQQHECVDECLLVDKDVVLFKEYFQLPAKYEEMSPVIFSRGFTREYLDGRIDANLLKKKIIDSFQHISSKNDFTIVEGTGHIGVGSIIQLNNATVAKTLGLDLVIIAEGGLGNTFDQLALNKALCDRLGVKISGVILNRVIPEKQTMVNSYINKALKCWNIPLIGSIPYNKFLNTPTMGDFETLFKTHLLSGETYHYRHFESIRLVATSLEAFKKRLSANQLIITPAIREDIILCMINHRKNPNEEPQNGLILTGHYPPSANLVEGLKKANIPSLYANHSSFNAMRMITSFTAKICKEDISKIKKAIELVESNLDFSKFL
- the mutY gene encoding A/G-specific adenine glycosylase; translation: MNFNNIKQWFLSHRRSLPWRDHPTPYRVWVSEVMLQQTQVSIVIPYFLHWMKVFPTIHALASASLTDVLKIWEGLGYYSRARYLHEGARFLVSEYGGELPSDPMNLAKIHGIGPYTQSAIRSFAFKAKTIAIDGNVLRVLSRFFAIIEPIDRETTRKKIQQLAENLLPNEEPWLVSEGLIELGALVCKKQPICSQCPLIEDCLAFRYKKTDQFPVRISRQKTVFLHRYVAIINCRGKFMIQKGEKGKIMADLYEFPYVDRKGDVKEVFQENFALPLDYSYPLPEQKHTFTHFHAYLYPHLFQTSKQDERFEWKTLEELNELPFSAGHKRILKSLSKR
- a CDS encoding NUDIX domain-containing protein gives rise to the protein MIQHTATVFILENQQTLLIYHKKMKKWLPPGGHLKSNELPPEGAIREAKEETGLDIQLISQENIWVKPRFNGKSFQRPYMCLLEQIPKYNNEPAHQHIDFIYLGKPLAGQLRCNQYETCGLKWFTLREIETLDRGIEIFDETYLIIHHLIKNKSDSSYFTYEEV
- a CDS encoding type II CAAX endopeptidase family protein; its protein translation is MEIIEIKQSLGNLLSASLFILLFLFFILRSDYFRLSSLVNPYSIRWQEVMGIFLIYLSLAFLILPAINGGIFYIAFGETRISNHWLGWAQISSLFIIFLSLLTYCFSIRSGLRRYIFWGHHKPSSKRFFRSIGLGFLSFLISYPFVLWIGFFTGLISFWIWGEVAVEQVAVNQIKMTQGYPVMFICMVFFVVGLVPFMEELLFRGFLQTLLKLYIGRTWSLILTALIFALVHFSLSQGLGNFQLIASLFILSLFLGFIYEKEQTLWAPIALHATFNGFSLILLTFSK